The Geobacter sp. AOG2 genome includes a window with the following:
- the aroF gene encoding 3-deoxy-7-phosphoheptulonate synthase, translating into MLIVMSHNATTADVDAVVRAVSEMGFTAAPIPGRERTAIGVLGNQGYVDDSKILELAGVQQVIHVSKPYKLVSRDFHPKDTIVDVQGVRVGQGCRPVMVAGPCAVESEEQIVKTALFVKQAGADMLRGGAFKPRTGPHTFQGLREEGLKLLAVAGKESGLPIVTEVMSPDNVGLVAEYADLLQVGARNMQNFDLLRELGKIRKPVLLKRGMSATVEEFLAAAEYILAEGNDQVILCERGIRTYETATRNTLDLAVAPLIKEMSHLPIMVDPSHATGKRSLVPPMALAALMAGAHGVLVEVHPEPEKALSDGPQSLTFPGFGRLMEDIRRLTAFLGYA; encoded by the coding sequence ATGCTGATCGTCATGAGTCATAATGCCACCACGGCGGATGTCGATGCCGTCGTCCGGGCCGTGAGCGAGATGGGCTTCACGGCGGCGCCGATCCCCGGCCGCGAACGGACCGCCATCGGCGTGCTGGGTAACCAGGGATACGTCGATGACAGCAAAATTCTGGAACTGGCGGGCGTACAACAGGTGATCCACGTTTCCAAACCATACAAGCTGGTTTCCCGGGATTTTCACCCCAAGGATACCATCGTCGATGTGCAGGGCGTCCGTGTCGGCCAGGGCTGCCGGCCGGTGATGGTGGCCGGTCCGTGTGCCGTGGAGAGCGAGGAGCAGATCGTCAAGACCGCCCTCTTCGTGAAACAGGCCGGGGCCGACATGCTGCGGGGAGGGGCGTTCAAGCCGCGCACCGGGCCGCACACCTTTCAGGGGCTGCGGGAGGAGGGGCTGAAACTGCTCGCCGTGGCGGGGAAGGAGAGCGGCCTGCCCATCGTTACCGAGGTCATGAGTCCGGACAACGTGGGACTGGTGGCCGAGTACGCCGACCTGCTCCAGGTGGGCGCGCGCAACATGCAAAACTTCGACCTGCTGCGGGAGTTGGGCAAGATCCGCAAGCCGGTGCTGCTCAAACGCGGCATGAGCGCCACGGTGGAGGAATTTCTGGCCGCGGCGGAGTATATCCTGGCCGAGGGAAACGACCAGGTCATCCTGTGCGAGCGGGGCATCCGCACCTACGAGACCGCCACCCGCAACACCCTGGATCTGGCCGTTGCGCCGTTGATCAAGGAGATGTCGCACCTGCCGATCATGGTCGATCCGTCCCACGCCACCGGCAAGCGCAGCCTGGTGCCGCCCATGGCGCTGGCGGCGTTGATGGCCGGTGCCCACGGGGTGCTGGTGGAGGTGCATCCCGAGCCGGAAAAGGCGCTTTCCGACGGTCCCCAGTCCCTCACCTTCCCCGGCTTCGGCCGTCTGATGGAAGATATCCGGCGGCTGACCGCCTTTCTGGGGTATGCCTGA
- the nikR gene encoding nickel-responsive transcriptional regulator NikR yields MGETIRFGISIDDGLLERFDRLVTEKGYINRSEAIRDLIRDALVEQTWEAGNEETVGTVTLVYDHHVHDLADRLTDIQHDHHDRIISTLHVHLDHHNCLEVLIVRGRAGQIKAIADSLIGVKGVKHGKLVMTTTGRELG; encoded by the coding sequence ATGGGGGAGACCATACGTTTCGGCATATCCATCGACGACGGGCTGTTGGAGCGTTTCGACCGGTTGGTTACGGAAAAAGGCTACATCAATCGTTCGGAGGCCATACGCGACCTGATCCGCGACGCCCTGGTGGAGCAGACCTGGGAAGCGGGCAACGAGGAAACGGTCGGCACCGTGACCCTGGTCTACGACCACCACGTCCATGATCTGGCCGACCGGCTGACCGACATCCAGCACGACCATCACGACCGCATCATCTCGACCCTGCACGTGCATCTGGACCACCACAACTGCCTCGAAGTGCTGATCGTCCGGGGCCGGGCCGGCCAGATCAAGGCCATAGCCGATTCGCTGATCGGCGTCAAGGGGGTCAAGCACGGTAAACTGGTAATGACGACCACGGGGCGGGAACTGGGCTAG
- the cobD gene encoding threonine-phosphate decarboxylase CobD — translation MSRSHDHGGTVFATARRMGVPLSSLTDFSASINPLGLAPSVKAAIDGALDSLVHYPDAGHEEMKEALGRYHGLPADRFVVANGSTELIYQLPAVLSGRRALLAAPCFSEYERALKRQQWETDYFLLSPEDGFSLDAGRLEAKLAEGYDAFYLCNPGNPSGTLYPPHTVEQVCELCNAAGTFLVLDEAFMDFCEEASAKHAVATSDNVLILRSMTKFFGIPGLRLGYAMAHERLCRSIDARGVPWNVNTLALAAGTASLADREYHRRTTLFIDRERGYLCGLLDGLSQLKVYPSRANFLLVEILGPMTARDLARKLLEELVIIRDCATFNGLTPHFFRIAVRTRAENERLVTCLEKILH, via the coding sequence ATGTCCCGCAGCCATGACCACGGCGGCACCGTATTCGCCACCGCCCGCCGCATGGGCGTCCCGCTGTCCAGCCTGACCGATTTTTCGGCCAGCATAAACCCGCTGGGGCTGGCGCCGTCGGTGAAAGCGGCCATCGATGGGGCCCTGGACAGCCTGGTGCACTACCCCGACGCCGGCCATGAGGAGATGAAGGAGGCCCTGGGCCGTTACCACGGGCTCCCCGCAGATCGCTTTGTCGTGGCAAACGGTTCGACGGAGCTCATCTACCAGTTGCCGGCCGTCCTCTCCGGGAGACGCGCCCTGCTTGCCGCGCCCTGTTTCAGCGAGTACGAACGGGCCTTGAAGCGGCAGCAGTGGGAAACGGACTATTTCCTGCTCTCGCCGGAGGACGGTTTCTCGCTGGACGCGGGCAGACTGGAAGCGAAACTTGCCGAAGGGTACGATGCCTTCTACCTCTGCAATCCCGGCAACCCCAGCGGGACGCTCTACCCGCCGCACACGGTCGAGCAGGTCTGCGAGCTGTGCAATGCCGCGGGCACCTTTCTGGTGCTGGATGAAGCGTTTATGGATTTCTGCGAGGAGGCGTCGGCCAAGCATGCCGTCGCCACCAGCGACAATGTCCTTATTCTGCGCTCCATGACCAAGTTTTTCGGCATCCCCGGCCTGCGCCTGGGGTACGCCATGGCACACGAGCGGTTGTGCCGGAGCATCGACGCCCGCGGCGTGCCGTGGAACGTCAACACCCTGGCGCTGGCGGCCGGCACGGCCTCCCTGGCGGACCGGGAGTACCACCGGCGGACCACCCTCTTCATCGACCGGGAGCGAGGTTACCTGTGCGGCCTTTTGGACGGGCTTTCCCAACTCAAGGTCTATCCCTCCCGCGCCAATTTCCTGCTGGTGGAGATTCTCGGCCCGATGACGGCCCGGGACCTGGCACGAAAACTCCTGGAGGAATTGGTCATCATCCGCGACTGCGCCACCTTCAACGGCCTTACGCCGCACTTCTTCCGCATTGCGGTGCGCACGCGCGCAGAAAACGAACGTCTTGTCACATGCTTGGAAAAGATACTACACTAA
- the cbiB gene encoding adenosylcobinamide-phosphate synthase CbiB, which translates to MTSAEPAVLILALVLDLTLGDPRRLPHPVVLIGRLIALLESGLRRITRHERAAGIGLLLLTVGTSAATTWLAVYGLTTLNAFAGFLGAAYISYTCLAARSLHRESALVADALAAGNRDEARRNLSYIVGRDTRDLGDADIWRALVETVAENTADGIVSPLFWLTLGGPVAGMAFKAVSTLDSMVGYQNERYLRMGWASARMDDLLNFIPARLTALLMVMAAPLAGLSGRNAARIALRDRRNHPSPNSGHPEAAAAGALGVRLGGAASYGGRPSWKEHIGDPLAPLDGRAYRSMIRLMYATTLLMAAVCIAAAWALKGFHVPQP; encoded by the coding sequence GTGACTTCCGCGGAACCGGCAGTGCTGATCCTGGCTCTGGTGCTGGACCTGACCCTGGGCGACCCCCGCCGGCTGCCCCACCCGGTGGTCCTGATCGGCCGGTTGATCGCCCTTCTGGAATCGGGCCTGCGCAGGATCACCCGCCATGAGCGGGCAGCCGGCATCGGCCTGTTGCTCCTCACCGTGGGAACGAGCGCGGCAACAACCTGGCTGGCGGTGTACGGGCTCACAACACTGAATGCCTTTGCCGGTTTCCTGGGCGCGGCATATATTTCCTACACCTGCCTGGCCGCCCGCTCCCTCCACCGGGAATCGGCTCTGGTCGCAGACGCGCTGGCGGCGGGAAACCGGGATGAGGCGCGACGTAATCTGTCGTATATCGTCGGCCGCGACACCCGCGATCTCGGCGATGCCGACATCTGGCGGGCACTGGTGGAAACCGTGGCCGAGAACACCGCCGACGGCATTGTTTCGCCCTTGTTCTGGCTGACCCTCGGCGGTCCGGTGGCCGGCATGGCCTTCAAGGCGGTCAGCACCCTGGACTCCATGGTGGGCTATCAAAACGAACGCTATCTGCGGATGGGCTGGGCATCGGCCCGCATGGACGACCTGCTGAATTTCATCCCTGCCCGCCTGACCGCCCTGTTGATGGTCATGGCCGCCCCCCTGGCCGGGCTTTCCGGGCGAAACGCCGCACGAATCGCACTGCGCGACCGCCGCAACCACCCTTCGCCCAACAGCGGCCACCCGGAGGCTGCGGCAGCGGGGGCGCTGGGGGTGCGCCTGGGGGGTGCGGCCAGCTACGGCGGCCGCCCCTCCTGGAAGGAACACATCGGCGATCCGCTGGCCCCCCTTGACGGGCGGGCATACCGGAGTATGATCAGACTGATGTACGCCACCACCCTGCTCATGGCGGCTGTTTGCATTGCCGCCGCCTGGGCGCTGAAAGGCTTTCATGTCCCGCAGCCATGA
- a CDS encoding cobyric acid synthase — protein MPPLYIVGTGPGDIVHLTDAARQAIAQSATIIGYTSYLEQIGPLIAGKATVATGMMGEMERCREAIARARAGEAVALVSGGDAGIYGMAGLVLELLENEAESGLPQPDVRVIPGISAIQAAASVLGAPLMHDFAVISLSDLLTPWDRIAARLDAAARADFVIVLFNPRSTKRVTQIEEARRIILASRPAGTPAGIVRNACRPDEWSTVTTLGEMLEHRIDMSTIVVIGNGSSFADRHGRMVTPRGYAGKYGDAPGSKPEAVTPECRSVRENRSPHATHVPADSSPCRSSVEHSLVSMHAKAEVFRPNEGMEASRLQADKNAPEVSPPGAVMFCGTASDVGKSVITAGFCRLLVRRGISVAPFKSQNMSLNSGVTPEGGEIGRAQAVQAQACRIEAHTDMNPVLLKPNSDTGSQIIVQGRPVGNMDVAHYDAYKPQAFEKVTESFERLKNAYGFIAIEGAGSIAEINLKHSDIANLRVAAMARCPVILVADIDRGGVFAQIVGTIDLLEPHEKAMIRGIIINRFRGDAAILKPGLDFIAERTGIPIIGVLPWLADLDLPAEDSMALSRPSQPAGGVPDPKAIRIGVVRLPRISNFTDFDAFRHEPDCILTYLESPHQMAGIDVLIIPGSKSTIPDLRYLEERGFLEAIQGFTGHIAGICGGYQMLGRRVLDPHGVESDVRELAGLGLLPVETELLPEKTTQQAMARLDAAGLAIAPGCGDDLSGYEIHMGATTPIGPAAPFARISRRGADPVAVEDGAVSPDARVFGTYLHGLFENARFREAYLNRIRRDKGLPVRHDNHERDHGDPFDRLADHLERHLDIPLMLDICGLER, from the coding sequence ATGCCCCCCCTGTACATCGTCGGCACCGGCCCCGGCGACATCGTCCACTTGACCGATGCCGCCCGTCAGGCCATAGCCCAATCCGCAACCATTATCGGCTACACCAGCTACCTGGAACAGATCGGCCCGCTCATCGCCGGAAAGGCAACGGTGGCAACCGGTATGATGGGCGAGATGGAACGCTGCCGCGAGGCTATCGCCAGGGCGCGCGCCGGCGAGGCGGTTGCCCTGGTTTCCGGTGGCGACGCCGGTATCTACGGCATGGCCGGGCTGGTGCTGGAACTCCTGGAAAACGAGGCCGAAAGCGGACTGCCCCAACCGGACGTTCGCGTCATACCCGGCATCTCGGCCATCCAGGCGGCGGCCTCCGTGCTGGGCGCACCGCTCATGCACGACTTTGCCGTCATCTCCCTTTCCGACCTGCTCACCCCCTGGGACCGGATCGCCGCACGGCTGGATGCGGCCGCCCGGGCCGATTTCGTCATCGTGCTCTTCAACCCCCGCAGCACGAAGCGCGTCACCCAGATCGAGGAGGCCCGCCGCATCATTCTGGCCTCCCGGCCGGCCGGGACCCCCGCGGGCATCGTGCGCAACGCCTGCCGCCCCGACGAATGGAGCACCGTCACCACCCTGGGGGAGATGCTGGAGCACCGGATCGACATGTCCACCATCGTGGTCATCGGCAACGGCAGCAGCTTTGCGGACCGCCACGGACGCATGGTCACGCCCCGCGGCTACGCGGGCAAGTACGGCGACGCCCCCGGTTCGAAACCTGAAGCCGTGACGCCGGAATGCCGTAGTGTCCGGGAGAACCGGAGCCCGCACGCCACCCATGTCCCAGCAGACAGCTCACCATGCCGGTCCTCCGTCGAACACTCGCTTGTCTCCATGCATGCAAAGGCGGAGGTCTTCCGGCCAAACGAAGGCATGGAGGCGTCACGGCTTCAGGCGGATAAGAATGCGCCGGAGGTCTCCCCGCCGGGCGCCGTCATGTTTTGCGGCACCGCCTCGGACGTGGGAAAATCGGTCATTACGGCCGGGTTTTGCCGCCTGTTGGTCAGACGCGGCATCAGCGTCGCTCCCTTCAAATCCCAGAACATGTCCCTCAACTCCGGCGTCACCCCCGAGGGGGGCGAGATCGGCCGGGCCCAGGCCGTGCAGGCCCAGGCCTGCCGGATCGAGGCCCATACCGACATGAACCCGGTGCTGCTGAAACCCAACTCCGACACCGGCAGCCAGATCATTGTCCAGGGACGGCCGGTGGGCAACATGGATGTGGCGCACTACGACGCCTACAAACCCCAGGCTTTCGAAAAGGTGACGGAGAGCTTCGAACGCCTGAAGAACGCTTACGGGTTCATCGCCATCGAGGGGGCCGGGAGCATTGCCGAGATCAACCTCAAACACAGCGACATCGCCAACCTCCGGGTGGCCGCCATGGCGCGCTGCCCCGTCATCCTGGTGGCCGATATCGACCGCGGCGGCGTCTTTGCCCAGATCGTCGGCACCATCGACCTGCTGGAGCCCCATGAGAAAGCCATGATCCGCGGGATCATCATCAACAGGTTCCGCGGCGACGCCGCCATTCTGAAGCCGGGCCTGGACTTCATCGCGGAACGGACCGGCATCCCGATCATCGGCGTCCTCCCCTGGCTGGCGGACCTCGACCTGCCCGCCGAGGACAGCATGGCGCTCAGCCGCCCCTCGCAACCGGCCGGAGGAGTTCCCGACCCGAAGGCCATCCGCATAGGGGTAGTCAGGCTGCCGCGCATCTCCAACTTCACCGATTTCGACGCCTTCCGTCACGAGCCCGACTGTATCCTCACCTATCTGGAATCGCCGCACCAGATGGCCGGGATCGATGTCCTCATCATCCCGGGCAGCAAATCGACCATCCCCGACCTCCGCTACCTGGAAGAACGCGGCTTCCTCGAGGCCATACAAGGTTTCACGGGGCATATCGCGGGCATCTGCGGCGGCTACCAGATGCTCGGCCGGCGCGTTTTGGACCCCCACGGTGTGGAATCGGACGTCCGGGAACTGGCCGGGCTCGGCCTGCTCCCGGTGGAAACGGAGCTGTTGCCGGAAAAGACGACGCAACAGGCGATGGCCCGCCTCGACGCGGCCGGGCTCGCGATAGCCCCCGGCTGCGGGGACGACCTGTCCGGCTACGAGATCCACATGGGCGCCACCACTCCCATCGGCCCGGCGGCTCCTTTCGCCCGCATCTCCCGGCGCGGGGCCGACCCGGTGGCCGTCGAGGACGGCGCGGTCTCCCCGGATGCCAGGGTCTTCGGCACCTACCTCCACGGGCTCTTCGAGAACGCCCGCTTCCGGGAGGCCTATCTCAACCGCATCCGCCGCGACAAGGGCCTGCCGGTGCGACACGACAACCATGAACGGGACCACGGCGATCCGTTCGACCGGCTGGCCGATCACCTGGAACGCCACCTGGACATCCCCCTCATGCTGGACATCTGCGGGCTGGAGCGGTGA
- a CDS encoding lytic transglycosylase domain-containing protein, producing the protein MTIDINGNLSLLRSVLELEARKSGRDGAAGQPDGVFAERLDHAMGDPATGRVEPSNAQNLAEALSLQMLHTTLSLAGDGSADASASPVLGQQPSAFQPLIKAYADAAAQASQPRTARDSMELSSEEPTPASFPAQPSVSLGSGKEWLEPIIAKASSRYGVETGLIKAVIKAESNFNPTAVSSAGARGLMQLMPGTARSLGVNDSFDPEQNVMAGTRFLRDLLDRYNGDVDSALAAYNWGPGNVDRRPERIPRETQNYLARVKQLYASYSA; encoded by the coding sequence ATGACTATCGACATCAACGGCAATCTGTCGCTGCTCAGGTCGGTCCTGGAGCTGGAAGCGCGCAAGAGCGGCCGGGACGGCGCCGCCGGGCAGCCCGACGGCGTCTTCGCCGAACGGCTCGATCACGCCATGGGAGACCCGGCGACAGGACGGGTGGAACCGTCCAACGCCCAAAACCTTGCCGAGGCGCTCAGCCTGCAGATGCTCCATACGACCCTGAGCCTGGCGGGAGACGGTTCGGCCGACGCATCGGCATCCCCGGTGCTCGGACAGCAACCCTCAGCGTTCCAACCCCTCATCAAGGCCTATGCCGATGCCGCCGCGCAAGCGAGCCAACCCCGGACGGCCCGCGACTCCATGGAACTCTCTTCCGAAGAGCCCACCCCCGCATCGTTCCCCGCACAGCCTTCAGTGTCGCTGGGAAGCGGAAAAGAATGGCTGGAGCCGATCATCGCCAAGGCCTCCAGCCGTTACGGGGTCGAGACGGGGCTTATCAAGGCCGTTATCAAGGCCGAGAGCAATTTCAACCCCACGGCCGTTTCCTCCGCAGGCGCCCGGGGTCTGATGCAACTCATGCCCGGCACTGCCCGCTCCCTTGGGGTCAACGACTCCTTCGACCCCGAACAGAACGTCATGGCCGGGACCCGCTTCCTGCGCGACCTTCTCGACCGCTACAACGGGGACGTGGATTCGGCGCTGGCCGCCTACAACTGGGGGCCGGGCAACGTGGACAGAAGACCGGAACGCATCCCCCGCGAAACGCAAAATTACCTGGCACGGGTCAAACAGCTCTACGCATCGTACAGCGCCTGA
- a CDS encoding sigma-54 dependent transcriptional regulator: protein MDTLGTIFIVEDDRKTRDLVSAFLKYQGYDIVHAAPSSNIFDTIREKHIGIVIANLKFLAGIAPDFMEQAKKTAPLLVLIGYGDNTHISPLSEDNVFLMSKPLNLDELESLVMRAREFQTMKSQDTPDAAHHPHKLCSSIIGKSSRMVALFELIEKVAESSATVLIQGESGTGKELAARAIHQLSSRSDRNFVPINCAAIPEDLIESELFGHVKGSFTGAYANRVGRFEMADKGTLFLDEIGDMKANLQVKLLRVLQSKEFEPVGSTKSQKVDVRIIAASNKKLEALVESQDFREDLFYRLSVIPITIPPLRERREDIPLLIESFLSRFNSEKRHAVTGFSRDTLDILCAYDWPGNVRELENLVERLVILKDSGLIVPGDLPDKYLSRKTQVKAPALPPGDEFPEIGICLNSALEEFENRLILQALERTGGNKKEAAILLNLKRTTLIEKLKKKNLALGREHETL from the coding sequence ATGGATACGCTGGGCACTATTTTCATAGTTGAGGACGACCGCAAAACCCGGGATCTCGTATCGGCGTTTCTGAAATATCAGGGATACGACATCGTCCACGCCGCACCGTCATCCAATATTTTTGACACGATCCGTGAGAAACATATCGGCATAGTGATCGCCAATCTGAAGTTTTTAGCCGGGATCGCACCCGATTTCATGGAACAGGCCAAAAAGACAGCCCCTCTTCTCGTCCTGATCGGTTACGGCGACAACACCCATATCAGCCCGTTAAGTGAAGACAACGTCTTCCTCATGTCCAAACCCCTCAACCTGGATGAGTTGGAAAGCCTGGTCATGCGCGCCAGGGAGTTCCAGACCATGAAGTCCCAGGATACCCCGGACGCGGCGCACCACCCCCACAAACTCTGTTCCTCCATAATCGGAAAAAGCAGCAGGATGGTTGCGCTGTTCGAACTGATCGAAAAGGTGGCCGAGTCCAGCGCCACGGTTTTGATCCAGGGCGAGTCCGGGACTGGCAAGGAACTTGCAGCCCGTGCCATACACCAGTTGAGTTCCAGAAGCGACAGAAACTTTGTCCCGATCAACTGCGCGGCGATACCGGAAGACCTGATCGAAAGCGAGTTGTTCGGCCATGTCAAAGGTTCCTTTACCGGCGCATACGCCAACCGTGTCGGGCGTTTCGAGATGGCGGACAAGGGTACCCTCTTTCTGGACGAAATCGGCGACATGAAGGCCAATCTGCAGGTCAAGCTTCTGCGGGTCCTGCAGAGCAAGGAGTTCGAACCGGTCGGGTCGACAAAATCCCAGAAAGTGGATGTCCGCATCATCGCGGCGAGCAACAAGAAGCTGGAAGCCCTGGTGGAATCCCAGGACTTTCGCGAGGACCTCTTTTACCGGCTTTCGGTCATCCCGATCACCATCCCGCCCCTGCGGGAACGGCGTGAGGACATACCGCTTTTGATAGAATCTTTTCTGAGCCGTTTCAACAGCGAGAAACGGCATGCGGTGACGGGTTTTTCCAGGGATACCCTGGACATTCTCTGCGCCTACGACTGGCCGGGGAACGTCCGGGAATTGGAAAACCTCGTCGAACGCCTGGTGATCCTCAAGGACAGCGGCCTCATCGTTCCGGGAGATCTGCCCGACAAATATCTTTCCCGGAAGACCCAGGTGAAGGCGCCGGCACTGCCGCCCGGGGACGAATTCCCGGAAATCGGCATCTGTCTCAATTCGGCCCTTGAGGAGTTCGAAAACCGCCTGATCCTCCAGGCTCTGGAGCGGACCGGGGGCAACAAAAAAGAAGCGGCCATCCTGTTGAATCTCAAACGGACGACCCTGATCGAGAAGCTGAAAAAGAAGAACCTGGCCTTAGGCAGGGAGCACGAAACGCTATGA
- a CDS encoding chemotaxis protein CheW: MNDALVPVKSDESRDKLIQLVSFNLDQEEYGVDVLKVREIIRMPNVTRVPNTPHYVDGVINLRGKVIPIISMRKKFGLMEAENDKQTRIMVMDVEGELMGFIVDAVSEVIRISGSEIQPSPAVVASGIDQECIAGVINQAERLLVLLDLEKMFSGDERRLFASM, translated from the coding sequence ATGAACGATGCACTCGTGCCGGTAAAATCCGATGAGTCCCGTGATAAACTGATTCAGTTGGTAAGTTTTAATCTTGACCAGGAAGAATACGGCGTGGACGTCCTCAAGGTTCGGGAAATTATTCGCATGCCGAACGTAACGCGCGTTCCCAATACCCCCCATTATGTCGATGGCGTCATAAACCTGCGCGGCAAGGTAATCCCGATCATTTCCATGCGCAAGAAATTCGGCCTGATGGAAGCGGAAAACGACAAGCAGACCCGCATCATGGTCATGGACGTGGAAGGCGAACTGATGGGGTTTATTGTCGATGCCGTTTCGGAAGTCATCCGTATTTCCGGCAGCGAGATCCAGCCCTCTCCCGCGGTGGTTGCCAGCGGTATCGACCAGGAGTGCATTGCCGGCGTGATCAACCAGGCCGAGCGCCTGCTGGTGCTGCTCGATCTGGAGAAGATGTTCTCCGGCGACGAGAGGCGGCTTTTCGCCTCGATGTAG
- a CDS encoding chemotaxis protein CheA, which translates to MPPFDSEDQELLEGFLTETTELLEKLDDDLVALEKTTDDPELLNRIFRSIHTVKGASSFLGFDLLVKVTHKTEDVLNRLRKGELAVNPEIMDVILEATDLVKILVSDIKAGEIQEREIDGTIAKLLPLLSENAAAAPPPQAAQEPASAAPSQAAAEPDAAPSPDAEATASSEAPAPSSPKQEVAPVAPQKPAGDAVAKKAPVPKPAEGKGEDLSDNTTVRVDVKRLDDLMNQVGELVLERNRMIQLNQDLQQGDAERLDFNEEFGKLTKRMNFVTSELQMQVLKMRMIPVDKVFKKFPRIVRSLARDLGKEVDLQIFGEETELDRSVVDEIGDPLIHLIRNAMDHGLETPDERVAAGKPRVGTLILAAVHEGNQIIISIKDDGRGIDTDRVGRKALEKGLVTEDQLAAMSQRELFDLIFLPGFSTKEKASDLSGRGVGMDVVKTNIKKLNGLIEIKSEKGLGSEFILRLPLTLAIIQSLLVEVEGEVYSIPLSSVLETLRVEQRLFHMVGGQEVLKLRESVLPLMRLQRKFNVQQRYENDDFCYVVVVGAADKRMGLVVTRLVGQQEVAIKSLGNYLANIPGIAGSTILGDGRVTLIVDPVGLIDDGEGASGR; encoded by the coding sequence ATGCCACCGTTTGATAGCGAAGACCAGGAGCTGCTTGAAGGCTTCCTTACCGAGACGACCGAATTGCTCGAGAAACTCGATGACGACCTCGTTGCCCTGGAAAAGACGACGGACGACCCCGAGCTTCTCAACCGCATATTCAGGTCCATCCACACCGTCAAGGGCGCCTCGAGTTTTCTGGGTTTCGACCTCCTGGTCAAGGTAACCCATAAGACGGAGGATGTCTTGAATCGCCTGCGCAAGGGCGAATTGGCGGTCAATCCCGAGATCATGGATGTCATTCTCGAAGCCACCGACCTGGTCAAGATTCTGGTAAGCGATATCAAGGCCGGGGAAATTCAGGAACGCGAGATCGACGGCACCATAGCCAAACTGCTGCCGCTTCTTTCCGAGAACGCGGCCGCGGCGCCGCCGCCCCAGGCGGCCCAGGAACCGGCTTCCGCGGCACCGTCGCAAGCGGCCGCCGAGCCGGATGCCGCTCCCTCGCCGGACGCGGAAGCCACGGCATCATCCGAAGCGCCTGCGCCGTCATCCCCCAAGCAGGAAGTGGCGCCGGTGGCGCCGCAGAAGCCTGCCGGGGACGCGGTCGCCAAAAAGGCCCCGGTCCCCAAGCCGGCCGAAGGGAAGGGCGAGGACCTTTCCGACAACACAACCGTTCGCGTCGATGTCAAGCGCCTCGACGATCTGATGAACCAGGTGGGAGAGTTGGTGCTGGAGCGTAACCGCATGATCCAGCTCAACCAGGATCTGCAGCAGGGTGACGCCGAGCGGCTCGATTTTAACGAGGAATTCGGCAAGCTTACCAAACGGATGAATTTCGTCACCTCCGAACTGCAGATGCAGGTCCTCAAAATGCGCATGATCCCGGTGGACAAGGTCTTCAAGAAGTTCCCCCGCATTGTCCGCAGCCTGGCCCGGGACCTGGGCAAAGAGGTGGATCTGCAGATCTTCGGCGAAGAGACCGAACTGGACCGCTCCGTTGTGGACGAGATCGGCGATCCGCTCATCCACCTGATCCGCAATGCCATGGACCACGGCCTGGAGACCCCCGACGAACGCGTTGCCGCCGGAAAGCCGCGGGTGGGTACTCTTATCCTGGCGGCCGTCCACGAGGGCAACCAGATCATCATCAGCATCAAGGACGACGGCCGGGGCATCGACACCGACCGGGTCGGGCGCAAGGCGCTGGAAAAAGGGCTGGTGACCGAAGACCAACTGGCCGCCATGAGCCAGCGCGAGCTCTTCGACCTGATCTTCCTCCCCGGTTTCTCGACCAAGGAAAAGGCCTCCGACCTCTCGGGCCGGGGGGTCGGCATGGACGTGGTCAAGACCAACATCAAGAAGTTGAACGGCCTGATCGAGATCAAAAGCGAAAAAGGGCTGGGATCGGAATTCATCCTTCGTCTCCCCCTGACCCTGGCCATCATCCAGTCGCTTCTGGTGGAGGTGGAAGGGGAGGTCTACTCCATTCCGCTCTCTTCCGTGCTCGAGACCTTGCGGGTCGAGCAGCGCCTGTTCCACATGGTCGGCGGCCAGGAGGTCCTCAAACTGCGGGAATCGGTGCTGCCGCTCATGCGCCTGCAACGCAAGTTCAACGTGCAGCAGCGCTACGAAAACGACGATTTCTGCTATGTGGTCGTCGTCGGCGCCGCCGACAAGCGCATGGGGTTGGTCGTCACGCGTCTGGTGGGCCAGCAGGAGGTCGCCATCAAGTCGCTCGGCAACTACCTGGCCAACATCCCCGGCATCGCCGGATCGACCATTCTCGGCGACGGCCGGGTTACCCTCATCGTCGATCCGGTCGGGCTCATCGACGACGGCGAAGGCGCTTCGGGCCGGTAG